A single window of Acetohalobium arabaticum DSM 5501 DNA harbors:
- the pstB gene encoding phosphate ABC transporter ATP-binding protein PstB: MVEEVNNNSEKIVVEDLDFYYDDFQALEDVTLRVPPNQVTALIGPSGCGKSTFLRTLNRMNDLIEGTKVEGTVLIDGKDIYQEDLDVVSLRKRVGMVFQEPNPFPKSIYNNVAYGPKAHGIKDKAELDEIVEESLKRAALWDEVNDRLDKSAIGISGGQQQRLCIARALAVNPDILLMDEPTSALDPVATAKIEELVEELKKNYTVVIVTHSMQQAARISDHTAFFLTGEVVETGPTEKIFERPEDQRTEDYITGRFG; this comes from the coding sequence ATGGTTGAGGAAGTAAATAATAATTCAGAAAAGATTGTAGTTGAAGATCTAGATTTTTATTATGATGACTTTCAGGCTTTAGAGGATGTTACATTAAGAGTTCCGCCTAATCAGGTAACTGCTTTAATTGGACCGTCCGGCTGTGGAAAGTCGACCTTTTTAAGGACTCTAAACCGGATGAATGATTTAATTGAAGGTACCAAAGTAGAAGGAACTGTCTTAATTGACGGAAAAGATATATATCAAGAGGACCTGGATGTAGTTAGTCTCCGCAAGAGAGTAGGAATGGTCTTTCAGGAGCCCAATCCCTTTCCAAAATCAATCTATAATAATGTAGCTTATGGACCTAAAGCCCATGGTATTAAAGATAAGGCTGAATTGGATGAGATAGTAGAGGAAAGTTTAAAGCGGGCTGCTCTATGGGATGAAGTTAATGATAGACTGGATAAGTCAGCCATTGGTATCTCAGGCGGACAGCAGCAGCGGTTATGTATCGCCCGGGCATTAGCAGTCAATCCTGATATACTCCTAATGGATGAGCCTACTTCAGCTTTAGACCCAGTAGCGACAGCCAAGATTGAAGAATTGGTTGAGGAGTTAAAGAAGAACTATACAGTAGTGATTGTAACTCACAGTATGCAGCAGGCAGCCAGAATCTCAGATCATACAGCCTTCTTCTTGACAGGAGAGGTAGTGGAGACTGGACCAACAGAGAAGATATTCGAAAGACCAGAAGACCAGCGGACTGAGGATTATATTACTGGACGATTTGGTTAA
- the phoU gene encoding phosphate signaling complex protein PhoU, translated as MVRSNFNQELEELNQKLLKMGSMVEEAIHKSVTSLAEKDVELAEEVMENDDLIDEAEVEIEKRCIKLIALQQPVAKDLRTIGMISKIITDLERMGDLAYNIARITTEIAGESLIKPLVDIPHMTRITQDMVRESLDAFVNLDSEKAYEVAEMDDEVDRINEQILRELLTYMMEDASTISQATRLMFVGRYLERIADHATNICERIIYMVTGEREEL; from the coding sequence ATGGTGAGATCTAATTTCAATCAGGAGTTAGAAGAATTAAACCAGAAACTTTTAAAGATGGGAAGTATGGTAGAGGAAGCAATCCATAAATCAGTAACTTCTTTAGCAGAAAAGGATGTAGAGTTAGCCGAAGAAGTAATGGAGAATGATGATCTGATTGATGAGGCTGAAGTTGAGATCGAAAAGAGATGTATTAAGTTAATTGCTCTTCAGCAGCCAGTGGCCAAAGATTTGAGAACTATCGGTATGATTTCAAAGATCATTACTGATTTAGAGAGAATGGGTGATTTGGCTTATAATATTGCTCGCATTACTACTGAAATAGCTGGGGAGAGTTTAATCAAACCATTGGTTGATATTCCTCATATGACGAGAATTACTCAGGATATGGTTCGGGAATCTTTAGATGCATTTGTTAATCTTGATTCAGAGAAGGCCTATGAAGTAGCTGAAATGGATGATGAAGTGGATCGAATTAATGAGCAGATTTTGCGTGAATTATTAACTTATATGATGGAGGATGCATCAACTATCAGTCAGGCTACTCGTTTAATGTTTGTAGGTAGATATTTAGAAAGAATTGCTGACCATGCTACTAATATCTGTGAACGGATTATCTATATGGTAACTGGAGAACGAGAAGAGCTATAG
- a CDS encoding HlyD family efflux transporter periplasmic adaptor subunit, with protein sequence MTRKRIRSKADSQKNKFGVTKILMAIIAFIIALSVVLNLFFHTTDKTVLSKYGKIRDEFKTEGLFVRRESVTIAPISGRLNLKVEARTKVQASTLVAQIKNNRSKYNLYSYNSGLVSYHTDGLESTLQPENIDELTYKQFQKLGYKIHRIHNGTNVNNGRPIFKIVDNFLLYLVTPISKDKSQLFKPGMEVEFELPQKTEDRYTARVDRIINSQNKDMLVLDVKRFISLFMKLRKTEVNLIKSSYNGIVVPITALVSKEGKTGVMVVKNEQASFKEVKIVGKNQNQAVIKGIDVGVKIFKDPE encoded by the coding sequence GTGACAAGAAAGAGAATTAGAAGTAAGGCTGACTCCCAAAAGAATAAATTTGGTGTAACTAAAATTTTAATGGCTATTATTGCTTTTATTATAGCGCTGTCTGTGGTATTAAATCTATTTTTTCATACTACAGATAAGACAGTACTATCAAAGTATGGTAAGATTAGAGATGAATTTAAGACTGAGGGATTATTTGTAAGGAGAGAATCGGTAACGATAGCTCCTATATCAGGAAGGCTGAATTTAAAAGTGGAAGCAAGAACTAAGGTACAGGCCAGCACTTTAGTAGCCCAGATTAAGAATAATCGAAGCAAATATAATCTATATAGCTATAACAGCGGCCTTGTAAGTTACCACACCGATGGGTTGGAGTCTACTTTACAGCCGGAAAATATAGATGAGCTAACCTATAAACAGTTTCAGAAGCTAGGATATAAGATCCACCGAATACATAATGGAACCAATGTAAATAACGGTCGACCGATTTTTAAAATTGTTGATAATTTCTTACTTTATTTAGTAACGCCGATTTCTAAAGATAAGAGCCAATTATTTAAGCCTGGTATGGAAGTAGAGTTTGAACTGCCTCAGAAAACAGAAGATAGATATACAGCCCGGGTGGATAGAATTATTAACAGCCAGAATAAAGATATGTTGGTTCTGGATGTAAAGAGGTTTATTTCTCTCTTTATGAAATTAAGAAAAACAGAGGTGAATTTAATAAAGTCATCATATAATGGTATTGTAGTCCCTATTACTGCTTTAGTAAGTAAAGAAGGAAAGACTGGAGTAATGGTAGTTAAAAATGAGCAAGCATCCTTTAAAGAGGTTAAGATTGTAGGTAAGAATCAAAATCAAGCAGTAATTAAAGGGATAGATGTAGGAGTCAAGATTTTTAAAGATCCAGAATAG
- a CDS encoding PhoH family protein — MKKTYVLDTNVLLHDPGALFAFDDNDIIIPIVVIEEIDAQKKRQNSIGRSARQVSRYLDDLREKGELYKGVELRQGGTLKIELNHQMLDQLPLSLSEEKADNRILSTAMGLDEDSEVNKPIILVTKDINMRVKSDALGIKAEDYETNKINIEELYSGLSTVKVDPELIDQFYSEEELELEQDFYPNQFILLEDNVGGSQSALCRYDDERNLLRPLIFQGTDTWGITPRNKEQQCAFDMLLNDEIKLITLVGKAGTGKTLLALAVGLEKVVELKDFNRLLVTRPIVPMGNDLGYLPGDKKEKLRPWMQPIYDNMELLVGSRDGDAADMIQNLQDMNLIEMEALTYIRGRSIPQQFIIVDEAQNLTPHEIKTIITRVGEGTKIILTGDPYQIDNPYLDSNSNGLTYLAERFKDQKIAGHITLRSGERSELAELAASVL, encoded by the coding sequence ATGAAAAAGACTTATGTGTTAGATACTAATGTTTTACTTCATGATCCGGGTGCTCTCTTCGCTTTTGATGATAATGATATAATCATTCCTATTGTAGTGATTGAAGAGATAGATGCACAGAAGAAGCGCCAGAATTCTATTGGAAGAAGTGCTAGGCAGGTGTCCCGTTATTTGGATGATTTGCGGGAAAAAGGAGAGCTGTATAAAGGAGTTGAGCTCCGACAAGGCGGTACTTTAAAGATTGAACTGAATCATCAGATGCTTGATCAGCTTCCTTTGAGTTTAAGTGAAGAAAAGGCTGATAATAGAATTCTGTCTACTGCTATGGGCTTGGATGAAGACAGTGAAGTAAACAAACCAATTATTCTGGTAACTAAAGATATAAATATGCGGGTTAAGTCCGATGCTTTAGGGATTAAGGCTGAAGATTATGAAACCAATAAAATTAATATTGAGGAGCTGTATTCTGGATTATCTACTGTAAAAGTAGATCCTGAGTTAATAGATCAGTTCTATTCGGAAGAAGAGCTGGAGCTTGAACAGGACTTCTATCCTAATCAATTCATCTTACTGGAGGATAATGTAGGAGGTTCTCAGTCTGCTCTCTGTAGATATGATGATGAAAGGAATCTGCTGCGTCCGTTGATCTTCCAGGGAACAGATACTTGGGGTATAACTCCTCGGAATAAAGAACAGCAGTGTGCTTTTGATATGTTATTGAATGATGAAATTAAGTTAATTACCCTAGTAGGTAAGGCCGGAACCGGTAAGACGCTGCTTGCTTTGGCAGTAGGATTAGAAAAAGTAGTAGAGTTAAAAGACTTTAATCGGCTGTTAGTTACGCGGCCGATTGTGCCGATGGGTAATGATTTAGGTTACCTACCTGGAGATAAAAAAGAAAAACTGCGGCCCTGGATGCAGCCGATCTATGATAATATGGAGCTTTTAGTCGGCAGCAGGGACGGCGATGCTGCTGATATGATTCAGAACCTGCAGGATATGAATCTAATTGAGATGGAGGCTCTGACCTATATTCGAGGCCGGAGTATTCCGCAGCAGTTTATCATAGTTGATGAGGCCCAGAATCTAACGCCGCATGAGATTAAGACAATAATTACGAGAGTAGGCGAAGGAACCAAAATCATCTTAACCGGTGATCCTTATCAGATAGATAATCCTTATCTGGATAGCAATAGTAATGGTTTGACTTATTTAGCAGAAAGATTTAAGGACCAAAAGATTGCTGGACATATTACTTTACGCAGTGGAGAACGGTCAGAACTGGCAGAATTGGCTGCTTCAGTTTTATAG
- a CDS encoding MASE3 domain-containing protein, with translation MSFKNFLLFHVSIELFSIIIAFNIFVIAVNASEITENSNFIFLGLTYGFVGFFDLLHTLAYPGMDILAKGGIDLSAQLWIIARYIESFSLLGFVLFWYKDFKKSNKVIYIYILVTAILLLNIFYLHTFPACFIERIGLTSFKIISEYIVSGILLIGIILLVTNKQKLNSKIYWFMLGGLGTTIGSTISLTFYTNPYDFSIIVGHLLKLISFYFIYKAITKTSLQKPYQSLFYELNKTKKKLEQKQNKLLNVAKVLFVIVNTEGKVTSINQYGCEVLGYQEEEIIGKDWCDNFVAIEDKKRSREIGKKLVAENLESVECIENNIITKEEEKRTIAWRNTILRDEVGNIKEVLGAGIDITDRKKLQEQLVRSEKLAELGKLASGICHEFNNQLAGMMGQIDILLLKNKQDKISLTADAIDRLKQIKSNGQQAKKIAYDLMNISKPKSESISAHDIKEIIDEILSIQQRKLEVENIEVIRKYSSVPKVKMNSDELKQIFLNLIINARDAMGPYNGGQLKISVQEVDNDEIEVEVSDTGIGMDEETKNQIFKPFFTTKADLIQDKFDQKGNGLGLSITAKIIEKYNGSIEVKSEKGTGTTFTIRIPTVNLST, from the coding sequence ATAAGTTTTAAGAATTTTTTACTTTTTCATGTTAGTATAGAATTATTCAGTATTATTATTGCCTTTAATATCTTTGTTATTGCTGTAAATGCTTCTGAAATTACTGAGAATAGTAATTTCATTTTTTTAGGATTAACTTATGGATTTGTAGGTTTTTTTGATCTGCTTCATACTCTTGCTTATCCAGGAATGGATATCTTAGCAAAAGGTGGTATTGATTTATCAGCTCAATTATGGATTATTGCTAGGTATATTGAATCTTTTTCTTTATTAGGTTTTGTGTTGTTTTGGTATAAAGATTTTAAAAAGAGTAATAAAGTAATTTATATTTACATTTTAGTTACAGCTATATTGTTATTGAATATTTTTTATTTGCATACATTTCCTGCTTGTTTTATAGAAAGAATAGGATTAACTTCATTTAAAATAATTAGTGAATATATAGTTTCTGGAATATTATTGATAGGAATTATATTATTAGTTACTAACAAACAGAAATTAAATTCAAAAATCTATTGGTTTATGTTAGGAGGACTAGGAACAACAATTGGATCTACAATATCTTTAACTTTTTATACAAACCCTTATGATTTTTCAATTATAGTAGGCCATCTTCTTAAATTAATTTCTTTTTACTTTATTTATAAAGCTATAACTAAAACTAGTTTACAAAAACCTTATCAATCATTATTTTATGAATTAAATAAGACTAAAAAGAAGTTAGAACAAAAACAGAATAAATTACTTAATGTAGCTAAAGTATTATTTGTAATTGTTAATACCGAAGGAAAAGTGACGTCAATTAATCAGTATGGATGTGAAGTTTTAGGATATCAAGAAGAAGAGATTATCGGTAAGGATTGGTGCGATAATTTTGTTGCCATAGAAGATAAGAAAAGAAGTAGAGAAATTGGAAAGAAATTGGTTGCTGAAAATTTAGAGTCAGTTGAATGTATTGAAAATAATATTATTACCAAAGAAGAAGAAAAAAGAACAATTGCCTGGCGGAACACTATATTAAGAGATGAAGTAGGAAATATTAAAGAAGTATTGGGGGCTGGAATAGATATTACTGACCGAAAAAAATTACAGGAACAGTTAGTGCGTTCTGAAAAATTAGCTGAATTAGGTAAACTTGCTTCAGGAATATGTCATGAATTTAATAATCAACTTGCTGGTATGATGGGGCAAATTGATATATTATTATTGAAGAATAAACAGGATAAAATTAGTTTAACAGCAGATGCAATTGATAGACTTAAGCAGATAAAGTCAAATGGACAACAGGCTAAAAAAATTGCCTATGATCTTATGAATATATCTAAACCTAAAAGCGAGAGTATTTCAGCTCATGATATTAAAGAGATAATAGATGAAATATTAAGCATCCAGCAAAGAAAATTAGAGGTAGAAAATATAGAAGTAATTAGAAAATACTCTTCTGTGCCAAAAGTAAAGATGAATTCAGATGAATTGAAACAAATTTTCTTAAATCTAATAATAAATGCTCGCGATGCTATGGGACCTTATAATGGAGGACAATTAAAAATATCTGTCCAAGAAGTAGATAATGACGAAATTGAAGTAGAGGTTAGTGATACAGGAATAGGCATGGATGAGGAAACTAAAAATCAAATATTTAAACCTTTCTTCACTACTAAAGCAGATTTGATTCAAGATAAATTTGATCAGAAAGGAAATGGCTTGGGATTATCAATAACAGCAAAGATTATTGAAAAATATAATGGCAGTATTGAGGTGAAGAGTGAAAAAGGAACAGGAACAACTTTTACAATAAGAATACCGACTGTGAACCTCTCCACCTAA
- a CDS encoding MASE3 domain-containing protein, producing the protein MGENHQYKSNSLIILVITCLVLSFISFKNYLLFHNIVELYSVIIACGIFIIAVNTSHLSSNSYLLFIGVSYGFIAFFDLFHTLSYKGMGVFFIRTANLPTQLWIIARYLEAISLLIAFKFINTDISTKKLYFSYFIFSLVLLSGVFWAEWFPNCYQPDSGLTIFKIYSEYVIIAILILNIMLLIKKRDKFHSQFYKYMMYSIGFTILSELLFTMYSDVQGLFNILGHIVKLISFYYIYKSVIQINLLDPYNALFRNINKKNKKMKQLNNTLLVITKVKGLIATEEDIETFFDKSLDVLLEKRDYAMAWIGKAIEEDKKVIPMAQAGMTKGYLDNITITWDDKESSMGPTGRAIKERKHIIEKNNVNFASCQEEASRKNYVTSIALPIIHDDQVYGALNIYSKSKNTFIKPEIDLLQDLARNIGFAINKLRNKEKIKYLSFHDQLTGLYNRMFFNKELERLNVKRNLPLSIVVTDLNGLKKVNDNYGHKMGDKLLIAFAKLLREYCRQDDIICRWGGDEFALLFPKTPSSKTKEIISRIKEKVNQTTCEGIQLSSAFGYAVKTNTEDDIQQIFKQADNNMYQDKRQQKQSSDINNC; encoded by the coding sequence TTGGGAGAAAATCATCAATATAAAAGTAATAGCTTAATTATTTTGGTTATAACCTGTTTAGTACTATCATTTATTAGTTTTAAAAATTACCTGCTTTTTCACAATATTGTTGAATTATATAGTGTTATTATTGCTTGTGGTATTTTTATAATTGCTGTTAACACCAGTCATCTTTCTAGTAATAGTTATTTATTATTTATAGGCGTCTCCTATGGATTTATTGCTTTTTTTGATCTATTCCATACCCTTTCCTATAAAGGAATGGGAGTTTTTTTCATTAGAACAGCGAATTTACCAACTCAATTGTGGATTATAGCTCGTTATCTAGAGGCAATATCATTATTAATAGCTTTTAAATTTATCAATACTGACATTAGTACTAAGAAATTATATTTTAGCTATTTTATCTTTTCTTTAGTTTTATTATCAGGGGTGTTCTGGGCAGAATGGTTCCCTAATTGTTATCAACCAGATAGTGGCCTTACTATTTTTAAAATATATAGTGAATATGTAATTATAGCTATTTTAATTTTAAATATTATGCTTCTTATTAAAAAAAGAGATAAATTTCATTCTCAATTTTATAAATATATGATGTATTCAATAGGTTTTACTATTCTATCCGAATTACTTTTTACCATGTATAGTGATGTTCAGGGACTATTTAATATATTAGGACATATTGTAAAATTAATTTCTTTTTATTATATCTATAAATCAGTTATTCAAATTAATCTCTTAGATCCTTATAATGCTTTATTTCGTAATATAAATAAAAAAAACAAAAAGATGAAACAATTAAATAATACCTTACTTGTAATTACTAAAGTCAAGGGTTTAATTGCTACTGAAGAAGATATTGAAACTTTCTTTGATAAATCCTTAGATGTTTTATTAGAAAAAAGAGATTATGCAATGGCTTGGATTGGAAAAGCAATAGAAGAGGATAAGAAAGTAATTCCTATGGCCCAAGCAGGAATGACTAAAGGATACTTAGATAATATCACTATTACTTGGGATGATAAGGAATCAAGCATGGGGCCAACTGGAAGGGCTATTAAAGAAAGAAAACACATTATTGAAAAAAATAATGTTAACTTTGCTTCCTGTCAAGAAGAGGCGTCTAGAAAAAATTATGTAACTAGTATTGCTCTACCTATTATTCATGATGATCAAGTTTATGGTGCTTTAAATATTTATTCTAAATCCAAGAATACTTTTATAAAACCAGAAATTGATTTATTACAAGATTTAGCTAGAAATATCGGTTTTGCCATTAATAAATTACGAAATAAAGAAAAAATAAAATATTTATCCTTTCATGACCAGTTAACTGGGTTGTATAATCGCATGTTTTTTAATAAAGAATTAGAAAGATTAAATGTGAAACGTAATCTTCCTTTAAGTATTGTTGTAACTGATTTAAATGGGTTAAAAAAAGTTAATGATAATTATGGACATAAAATGGGAGATAAGTTATTAATTGCTTTTGCTAAATTATTAAGAGAATATTGTCGTCAGGATGATATTATTTGTCGTTGGGGTGGTGATGAATTTGCTTTATTATTTCCTAAGACTCCATCTTCAAAAACTAAAGAAATAATTTCTAGAATTAAAGAGAAGGTAAATCAGACTACATGTGAAGGAATTCAGTTAAGTAGTGCTTTTGGTTATGCAGTTAAAACTAATACTGAAGATGACATTCAGCAAATATTTAAGCAAGCAGATAATAATATGTATCAAGATAAAAGACAACAAAAGCAGTCATCAGATATAAATAATTGTTAA
- a CDS encoding HD domain-containing phosphohydrolase produces MNYLIWENEKLEIKTKKRKVPENTIEKWQNIVDIMVKKIGVTDALITRVTPPYIEVFQASQNKENPFNRRDKVKLTGHYCEVVVKNRKKLLVSNALENDNWKDSIEVEKGMISYLGFPLKWPDGDIFGTICVHDTEENEFSKDAEELIKQFQELVESHLKILYQKEQLDQQIEKEQKIKERLELVMDASEHGFWDWDLDTGEVYFSPRYYTMLGYKPGELPMKTETWINLIHPNDRKKIILKIEEYIENAQPFEEEFRMKCKDCSYKWISGRIKSFEIDKEGNPHRAVGVHVDITKHKKDERKLRNQKEELKDQKEELQALNEQLTAYSEEVATINQELNELNNRFINMINVISNLNEGSKSDEKGFLADLLHRAVNIIPEADYGKIYIVDEDGYCNFIDAIGHDIDILKKSKMREEIFFCDSGQSIYILDEYSLNIDKIPDGIKQNFISALKPVSQSIYINITVNDEVVGKIILDIAEDSNQEFSNNTKEILSSLATLASVFFSFQRYNKLQGQFTKDLITSIIQMLEIYDRYTSGHSENVAQIASKIAEEMGLSQRKITDAYWAGMVHDIGKLLIPLNILNKKGTLSDSEYELIKKHPYWGYKSLSKSESLSHIAKYVLHHHERWDGEGYPDGLKDSEIPLISQILAVSDSWDAMTSDRAYREVLSKDEAIQEIRDNKRSQFSPRVVDAFINLLEGNLEFEVV; encoded by the coding sequence ATGAATTATTTGATATGGGAAAATGAAAAATTAGAAATTAAAACTAAAAAAAGAAAAGTACCCGAAAATACTATTGAAAAATGGCAAAACATAGTTGATATTATGGTCAAAAAAATTGGAGTAACAGATGCTTTAATCACTCGAGTGACTCCACCTTATATTGAAGTTTTTCAAGCTAGTCAGAATAAAGAAAATCCTTTCAATAGAAGGGATAAGGTAAAACTGACAGGACATTATTGTGAAGTGGTAGTCAAAAACAGGAAAAAACTTTTAGTTTCCAACGCTTTAGAAAATGATAACTGGAAAGATTCTATTGAGGTAGAAAAAGGAATGATCTCCTATCTGGGATTTCCTCTAAAATGGCCTGATGGTGATATTTTTGGTACTATATGTGTACATGATACAGAGGAAAATGAATTCAGTAAAGATGCCGAAGAATTAATAAAGCAATTTCAGGAACTTGTTGAGTCTCACTTGAAAATACTCTATCAGAAAGAACAGCTAGACCAACAGATTGAAAAAGAACAGAAAATAAAAGAAAGATTAGAACTTGTCATGGATGCTAGTGAACATGGTTTTTGGGATTGGGATTTGGATACAGGTGAGGTATATTTCAGTCCTAGATATTATACAATGCTCGGTTATAAACCAGGAGAATTACCTATGAAAACAGAAACCTGGATTAATTTAATACACCCAAATGATAGAAAGAAAATCATTCTCAAAATTGAAGAATACATAGAAAATGCTCAACCTTTTGAAGAAGAATTTCGGATGAAGTGTAAAGATTGTAGCTATAAATGGATATCAGGAAGAATTAAAAGTTTTGAAATAGATAAAGAGGGAAATCCACATCGAGCAGTTGGCGTTCATGTGGATATTACTAAACATAAAAAAGATGAAAGAAAGTTACGGAATCAAAAAGAAGAACTTAAAGACCAGAAAGAAGAACTTCAGGCGTTAAATGAACAATTGACTGCTTATAGTGAAGAAGTAGCAACTATAAATCAAGAATTAAATGAACTTAATAACCGATTTATTAACATGATAAATGTCATTTCTAATTTGAATGAAGGTTCTAAAAGTGATGAAAAGGGTTTTTTAGCTGATTTATTACATAGAGCAGTAAATATTATTCCTGAAGCGGATTATGGTAAAATATATATAGTTGATGAAGATGGTTATTGTAACTTTATTGATGCAATTGGACATGATATTGATATATTAAAGAAAAGCAAAATGCGTGAAGAGATATTCTTCTGTGATAGTGGTCAAAGTATCTATATTTTAGATGAATACTCACTTAATATCGATAAAATCCCTGATGGTATTAAACAGAATTTCATAAGTGCTTTAAAACCTGTAAGTCAATCTATATACATCAATATAACTGTAAATGATGAAGTTGTAGGTAAGATTATTCTTGATATAGCTGAAGATAGTAATCAAGAATTTAGTAACAATACAAAAGAAATTTTGAGCTCACTTGCTACTTTAGCTTCAGTTTTCTTTTCTTTTCAACGTTATAATAAATTACAGGGGCAGTTTACTAAAGATTTGATTACTTCTATTATTCAGATGTTAGAAATATATGATAGATATACTAGCGGACATTCGGAGAATGTAGCCCAAATAGCTTCAAAAATAGCTGAAGAGATGGGTTTATCACAACGAAAGATAACAGATGCTTACTGGGCTGGTATGGTTCATGATATTGGTAAACTGCTTATTCCTCTTAATATTTTAAATAAGAAGGGAACCTTAAGTGATAGTGAATATGAATTAATAAAAAAACATCCGTATTGGGGTTATAAGTCATTAAGTAAGTCAGAATCTTTGAGTCATATTGCTAAATATGTATTGCATCATCATGAGCGTTGGGATGGTGAGGGGTATCCAGATGGACTTAAAGACAGTGAAATTCCTTTAATATCACAGATATTAGCAGTATCTGATAGTTGGGATGCAATGACATCAGACAGAGCCTATAGAGAAGTCTTATCTAAAGATGAAGCAATCCAAGAAATTAGAGATAATAAAAGGAGTCAATTTTCTCCTAGAGTAGTAGATGCTTTTATTAATTTATTGGAAGGTAATCTTGAATTTGAAGTAGTTTAG
- a CDS encoding RNA-guided endonuclease InsQ/TnpB family protein: MKLSFKFKPDFSHKQLEIVKELSWHCSKLYNITNYAIKNNKDIKPVYTRLENNFKDNWHTDYLHSHNRQQLFKQLVQDWKSYFNSIEDYNNNPSKYQGQPRPPKFKYLDNNPSEVIFTNLATRIREGNLLLSLSKEIKNRYQVDSLKFRLPTVIESLIDEDNLSMSKGHSVENSLQQVRIKQDNLTNQWYLLIIYKQQPKENSPGDNIMSIDLGLDNLATLTFKDNTENYIINGKPLKSKNKYFNQEINRLQSIRMKQTGSKKFKDTKQIKKLRTKRRNYVFDYLHKASRKIVNLAKKHNVSKIVIGDLKEIKQGMDYNKSFVQVPIQRLKDLIEYKAKLEGIEVNIINEAYTSGCSAIDLEKLNKDNYNKSRRVERGLFQSNFGLTINADVNGSLNIMRKFLDKCIPELINRARDNGVVNPPKRLRVA; the protein is encoded by the coding sequence ATGAAATTATCTTTTAAATTTAAGCCCGATTTTAGTCATAAGCAACTAGAAATAGTTAAAGAGTTAAGTTGGCACTGTTCTAAGCTGTATAATATTACTAATTATGCAATCAAAAATAACAAAGATATTAAACCAGTCTATACTAGGTTAGAAAATAACTTTAAGGATAATTGGCATACCGACTATCTACATAGTCACAATAGGCAACAACTTTTTAAACAATTAGTTCAAGATTGGAAAAGTTACTTTAATAGCATTGAAGATTACAATAACAATCCTAGCAAGTATCAAGGTCAACCAAGACCACCTAAATTTAAGTATTTAGACAATAATCCAAGTGAAGTGATATTCACTAATTTAGCTACTAGAATTAGGGAGGGCAACTTGTTATTATCCTTATCCAAAGAGATTAAAAACCGATATCAGGTGGACAGTCTTAAATTTCGATTACCTACAGTAATTGAAAGCCTTATAGACGAGGATAATCTCTCCATGTCCAAAGGACATTCCGTGGAAAACTCCCTCCAACAAGTTAGGATAAAACAAGATAACCTAACTAACCAATGGTATCTATTAATAATATATAAACAACAGCCGAAAGAAAATTCTCCAGGTGATAATATAATGTCAATAGATTTAGGATTAGATAATTTAGCTACTTTAACCTTTAAAGATAATACTGAAAACTACATTATTAATGGTAAACCGCTCAAAAGTAAGAATAAGTATTTTAACCAGGAAATAAATAGATTGCAATCTATTAGAATGAAGCAAACTGGTAGCAAAAAATTTAAAGATACCAAACAAATTAAGAAACTTCGTACTAAACGTAGAAATTATGTATTTGATTACCTTCATAAAGCAAGTAGAAAAATAGTTAATTTGGCTAAAAAGCATAATGTGTCTAAAATAGTAATCGGTGATTTAAAAGAAATCAAGCAAGGTATGGATTATAATAAATCTTTCGTGCAAGTGCCAATTCAACGATTAAAAGATTTAATAGAATATAAGGCTAAACTAGAAGGTATAGAGGTTAATATCATTAATGAAGCCTATACTAGTGGATGCTCGGCAATTGATTTAGAGAAGTTAAATAAAGATAATTACAATAAGTCTCGCAGAGTTGAAAGAGGGCTTTTTCAATCTAATTTTGGATTAACTATAAATGCTGATGTAAATGGTAGTCTGAATATAATGCGTAAATTTCTAGATAAATGTATTCCCGAACTTATTAACCGAGCTAGGGATAATGGAGTCGTGAACCCTCCAAAAAGATTAAGGGTGGCTTAG